From Bacillus sp. Bos-x628, the proteins below share one genomic window:
- a CDS encoding YitT family protein, with amino-acid sequence MKKCVKDIVMILIGSFLFAVAVNMFVIPLEFGEGGVTGLSIIFYYLFEVAPWLTNLVLNAILLLVGYKYLDKKTTIYTVVAVASNSLFLHLTTTWVVNIHELIIGAIFAGIIIGVGIGLVLRAGGTTAGSAILGRMANKYLDWNVSYAILFFDLIVVFASYFIIGAEKLMLTIVMLYVATKVMDFVIEGLNTKKAVTIISSCKDDIAEEINHTLDRGVTILNGRGHYSKESKEILYAVIQKQELMRLKKIIKKIDRNAFVVVHDVRDVFGEGFMHI; translated from the coding sequence TTGAAGAAATGTGTAAAAGATATTGTCATGATTCTGATCGGTTCTTTTTTATTTGCAGTAGCTGTGAATATGTTTGTCATCCCGCTGGAATTTGGTGAAGGCGGCGTAACGGGGCTTTCCATTATTTTTTATTATTTGTTTGAGGTTGCACCATGGCTGACGAACCTTGTGCTTAATGCCATTCTACTTCTTGTGGGGTATAAATATTTGGACAAGAAGACCACAATCTATACAGTGGTCGCCGTCGCAAGTAACTCGCTATTTTTACACCTGACCACAACATGGGTTGTAAATATACATGAATTGATCATTGGTGCCATTTTCGCAGGGATCATTATCGGGGTTGGTATCGGCCTTGTATTAAGAGCCGGCGGAACAACGGCAGGTTCAGCCATCCTTGGGAGAATGGCGAATAAGTATTTAGACTGGAATGTCAGTTATGCTATCTTGTTTTTTGATCTCATTGTTGTATTTGCTTCTTACTTTATTATTGGTGCTGAAAAATTAATGTTGACTATTGTGATGCTGTACGTTGCAACAAAGGTTATGGATTTTGTCATTGAAGGCCTTAACACGAAAAAGGCAGTCACGATTATTTCTTCTTGTAAAGATGACATTGCAGAAGAAATCAATCACACCCTTGACCGAGGTGTGACGATTTTAAATGGACGAGGTCATTATTCAAAGGAATCAAAAGAAATTTTATATGCGGTTATTCAAAAACAAGAGCTTATGCGTTTAAAGAAAATTATTAAGAAAATTGACAGAAACGCATTCGTTGTTGTTCATGACGTGCGAGATGTGTTTGGAGAAGGATTTATGCACATATAA
- the mmuM gene encoding homocysteine S-methyltransferase, which translates to MNPLQSRLQTHAPLILDGALATELERKGCDLNDRLWSAKILIEQPELIQQVHLDYFQAGADCATTASYQTTIDGFAEKGFEKEKAIELMKQSVVLAKEARDIFWQDENNHQGRVKPFVAGSVGPFGAYLSDGSEYKGNYGLTEQALIDFHRPRIQALIDAGADVLACETIPCLIEAKAIARLLKEEFRDTYAWITFSAKDDLHISEGDLIRECVQAIEPYEQIAAVGVNCTPPQFISSLIVEMKKGTSKPIVVYPNSGEVYDPKQKVWSGDTSHNTFGDCAYQWYKDGAQIIGGCCRTTPEDITDILQWAKP; encoded by the coding sequence ATGAATCCACTTCAAAGCCGCTTACAGACTCATGCGCCATTGATTTTGGACGGTGCTCTTGCGACAGAGCTTGAACGAAAAGGCTGTGATTTAAACGACCGTTTATGGTCTGCCAAAATACTCATTGAACAGCCTGAATTGATTCAGCAAGTACACTTGGACTACTTCCAAGCAGGTGCTGACTGTGCAACAACTGCCAGCTACCAAACAACCATTGATGGCTTCGCTGAAAAAGGTTTTGAAAAAGAAAAAGCTATCGAACTAATGAAACAATCTGTCGTTTTAGCAAAAGAAGCACGAGATATCTTTTGGCAAGATGAGAACAATCATCAAGGGCGGGTAAAACCATTTGTCGCTGGTTCCGTTGGACCATTCGGCGCTTATTTGTCTGATGGTTCTGAATATAAGGGAAATTACGGGTTGACAGAGCAGGCGCTCATTGATTTTCACAGACCCCGAATTCAAGCGTTAATTGACGCTGGTGCAGATGTTCTCGCTTGTGAGACAATTCCTTGCCTCATTGAAGCAAAGGCTATCGCAAGGCTGCTGAAAGAAGAATTCCGTGACACCTATGCATGGATCACATTTAGCGCAAAAGACGATCTGCATATTAGTGAGGGTGATTTGATCAGAGAATGTGTACAAGCAATTGAGCCTTACGAACAGATTGCAGCTGTTGGCGTGAACTGTACGCCGCCGCAATTCATTTCATCCTTAATTGTAGAAATGAAAAAAGGCACAAGTAAACCAATTGTGGTGTACCCAAATTCAGGGGAAGTGTATGATCCAAAGCAAAAGGTATGGAGTGGAGACACTTCTCATAATACTTTTGGCGATTGTGCTTATCAATGGTACAAAGACGGCGCACAAATCATCGGCGGCTGCTGCCGAACAACGCCAGAGGATATTACCGACATCCTGCAATGGGCAAAACCGTAA
- the mmuP gene encoding S-methylmethionine permease: MEQAKDQSQQYQRKMTSRHLFMLSLGGVIGTGLFLSSGYTINQAGPAGTILAYLVGALIVYLVMLCLGELSVAMPVTGAFHTYATKYIGPGTGYTVAWLYWLTWTVALGSEFTAAGLLMRRWFPDTSVWLWSGVFALFIFLLNAFTVKFFAESEFWFSSIKVMAIMLFIILGGAAMFGVIPLKGGEGAPFFSNFTGEGGLFPNGFLPIIMTMLAVNFAFSGTELIGIAAGESVNPDETIPRAIRTTVLRLVLFFVGTIIVLAGLIPVEEAGVIKSPFVVVFDRIGIPYAADFMNFVILTAILSAANSGLYASSRMLWSLSEERTLPKKLAKLTAKGIPLNALILSMIGGILSLLSSVIAPETVYLVLVSISGLAVVVVWMGIAASQFMFRKKFLQDGGQLNDLKFRTPLYPVVPIAAFLLCLASVIGIAFDPNQRIALICGIPFIILCYAAYYMTAWIRKKREELDV, encoded by the coding sequence ATGGAACAAGCAAAAGATCAGTCACAACAATATCAACGAAAAATGACGAGCCGGCATCTGTTCATGCTTTCTTTAGGCGGTGTCATCGGAACAGGACTCTTTTTAAGCTCTGGGTATACGATCAATCAAGCTGGACCAGCGGGAACGATTCTCGCCTATCTCGTTGGTGCATTAATCGTTTATCTCGTTATGCTCTGTTTAGGTGAGCTGTCTGTTGCGATGCCGGTCACAGGGGCGTTTCATACGTATGCGACGAAATATATTGGTCCTGGTACAGGCTATACGGTCGCATGGCTCTACTGGCTGACATGGACGGTGGCACTTGGTTCTGAATTTACAGCGGCAGGACTTTTAATGCGACGCTGGTTTCCAGATACGTCGGTTTGGTTGTGGAGTGGTGTCTTCGCTCTCTTCATTTTTTTACTAAATGCTTTTACAGTCAAATTTTTTGCAGAATCAGAGTTTTGGTTTTCTAGTATTAAAGTAATGGCTATTATGCTCTTTATTATCCTTGGCGGGGCTGCTATGTTTGGCGTGATTCCACTGAAAGGCGGTGAAGGTGCTCCGTTTTTTTCAAACTTCACTGGGGAAGGTGGTCTTTTCCCAAACGGCTTTTTACCGATTATCATGACCATGCTTGCGGTCAATTTTGCTTTTTCGGGTACTGAGCTCATTGGGATTGCTGCAGGTGAAAGTGTGAATCCAGATGAGACCATTCCGCGAGCAATTCGCACAACAGTGCTACGCCTTGTGCTCTTCTTTGTTGGAACAATCATTGTTCTAGCCGGTTTGATTCCCGTGGAAGAAGCCGGGGTGATCAAAAGTCCCTTTGTTGTCGTATTTGACCGGATCGGCATTCCTTATGCCGCAGATTTCATGAATTTTGTCATCCTTACCGCCATTTTATCAGCGGCTAATTCTGGCTTATATGCGTCTTCACGCATGCTCTGGTCTCTTTCAGAGGAACGCACACTGCCAAAAAAATTGGCGAAGCTTACGGCAAAAGGCATTCCTTTAAATGCACTCATTTTAAGTATGATTGGCGGTATCTTATCTTTGTTATCGAGTGTCATTGCCCCAGAAACTGTGTATCTTGTCCTTGTCTCAATCTCGGGGCTTGCGGTTGTTGTCGTCTGGATGGGGATCGCCGCCTCACAGTTCATGTTTCGGAAAAAATTTTTACAAGACGGCGGGCAGCTAAACGATCTGAAATTTCGGACACCACTCTATCCAGTGGTTCCTATTGCTGCCTTTCTCCTATGCCTTGCATCAGTGATTGGCATTGCCTTTGATCCAAACCAACGAATTGCACTCATTTGCGGTATTCCCTTCATCATTCTCTGCTATGCCGCTTATTATATGACCGCATGGATTCGCAAAAAACGAGAAGAACTTGATGTGTAA